One stretch of Dethiosulfovibrio peptidovorans DNA includes these proteins:
- a CDS encoding ABC transporter ATP-binding protein, which produces MLEVCDLHVEVDGQKVLKGVSLEIGESEVHAVFGPNGSGKTTLLASVMGLGKYTVTQGAILFRGQDITDLSVDERARLGVGMSFQRPPTIHGVRLRSLLEICDKGDVAEIDSLAETLHVAPFLDREVNAGLSGGELKRVEMLQLLLQKPELVFLDEPESGVDLENMALIGRASASLLGREAPLGCLCGSGCADRNGCRRDLSVKELRERRHKAGLLITHTGNIMDYVNVDRGHVMMDGRIACSGNARDILEDIRKNGYSECFRCMMSEGGRV; this is translated from the coding sequence CTGCTTGAGGTTTGTGACCTCCACGTGGAGGTGGACGGACAGAAAGTGCTTAAAGGGGTCTCCCTGGAGATCGGTGAGTCGGAGGTTCACGCTGTCTTTGGGCCCAACGGATCGGGCAAGACGACCCTGCTGGCCAGCGTTATGGGGCTGGGTAAATACACGGTGACTCAGGGAGCTATTCTTTTTCGAGGACAGGATATCACCGATCTCTCGGTTGACGAACGGGCCAGGCTGGGCGTGGGCATGTCTTTTCAGCGGCCACCCACCATTCATGGAGTTCGGCTTCGGTCCCTTCTGGAAATATGCGACAAAGGTGATGTTGCCGAGATCGATTCCCTGGCTGAGACACTCCACGTGGCTCCTTTTCTGGATCGAGAGGTCAACGCTGGCCTCTCCGGTGGTGAGCTGAAACGGGTGGAGATGCTTCAACTTCTTCTTCAAAAGCCAGAACTCGTCTTTCTGGACGAGCCTGAGTCAGGAGTTGACCTCGAGAATATGGCCCTCATCGGCCGGGCCTCGGCCTCTCTTTTAGGTCGGGAGGCGCCTTTGGGGTGTCTCTGCGGCTCCGGGTGTGCTGATCGGAACGGTTGTCGAAGAGATCTCTCCGTGAAAGAGCTCAGAGAACGTCGTCACAAGGCGGGGCTTCTGATCACCCATACGGGGAACATCATGGACTACGTCAACGTGGATCGGGGGCACGTCATGATGGACGGCCGGATCGCTTGCTCCGGTAATGCCCGGGATATCCTTGAGGACATCCGGAAAAATGGCTACTCTGAGTGTTTTCGCTGCATGATGAGCGAAGGAGGTCGTGTATGA
- a CDS encoding septum site-determining protein MinC: protein MSVQYKDYYDILGVPRSADASEIKRAYRKLAKCYHPDVTTSKEGETRYKEINEAYEVLKDPEKRKLYDQLGPNWQGGQGFTPPGGGVHVDFGGDMGGFSDFFRTIFGGMGMSMNDDMLFHPSGPRRGQDQAVTLELSVRDAATAPIRRTVTLQGPRGQRNLEINLPRGITDGSRLTLKGQGAPSQSSGPRGDLKVTIRLAPDRDFSVSGHDLTTSVTVSPWDAALGMDALAVPTLNGTVKVKLPPGTQAGRRLRLAGKGLPLRGKGSGDLYVSVEVFIPTDLTEHQRELLQNLRQKWNSTL, encoded by the coding sequence ATGTCAGTACAGTACAAAGATTATTACGATATTCTTGGGGTCCCCCGAAGCGCCGACGCATCGGAGATCAAGAGAGCCTACCGAAAGCTTGCAAAATGCTATCACCCCGACGTCACCACCTCGAAGGAGGGGGAAACCCGGTACAAAGAGATAAACGAGGCATACGAGGTTCTCAAGGACCCGGAAAAGCGAAAACTCTACGACCAGTTGGGTCCTAACTGGCAGGGGGGCCAGGGTTTCACGCCTCCTGGCGGAGGGGTGCACGTGGATTTTGGCGGCGATATGGGGGGATTCAGCGACTTTTTCCGAACCATCTTCGGCGGCATGGGGATGTCTATGAACGACGACATGCTCTTTCATCCCTCGGGACCACGTCGAGGACAAGACCAGGCGGTGACCCTGGAGCTCTCCGTTCGAGACGCCGCCACCGCTCCGATCCGGCGAACCGTGACCCTCCAAGGGCCAAGAGGTCAGAGAAACCTTGAGATCAACCTGCCTCGAGGCATAACCGACGGAAGCAGACTGACCTTGAAGGGACAAGGAGCCCCCTCCCAAAGCAGTGGTCCAAGGGGGGATCTTAAGGTAACTATCCGGCTAGCCCCGGATCGGGATTTCTCCGTCTCAGGGCACGACTTGACCACGTCGGTAACGGTGAGCCCCTGGGACGCCGCCCTGGGGATGGACGCTCTGGCAGTACCCACTTTGAACGGAACGGTGAAGGTAAAACTTCCACCAGGAACCCAGGCAGGGCGTCGGCTTCGCCTCGCTGGCAAGGGGCTACCTCTCCGAGGAAAAGGCTCGGGGGATCTCTACGTGTCGGTTGAGGTTTTTATTCCCACAGATCTGACGGAACATCAAAGAGAACTCCTTCAGAACCTCCGTCAAAAATGGAACTCAACTCTGTAG
- a CDS encoding DNA-binding protein, whose product MVITERIEDYMETVLEIELEGGVPSVTELAARLGVRKATVVVAVRKMVGLGLLEHQRYGKIELTRDGRDKALETYRRHQHMTFLFSEVLGVDDKVAGEMACAVEHSLTPESERRLTAFVDFFCKARSQEQPWVEAMNRFVLEPEHLSIPLSMLLPRENARILRLTVGGEQRQILREKGFMPNVVIRRVDDGRDRGVEVEVNGQNQVLTSLEALSVWVVSQEKE is encoded by the coding sequence ATGGTCATCACGGAGAGAATTGAAGACTATATGGAGACGGTCCTGGAGATTGAACTGGAGGGCGGTGTTCCGTCAGTTACCGAGCTGGCCGCGCGTCTTGGGGTGCGAAAGGCAACTGTTGTAGTGGCGGTCCGAAAAATGGTAGGGCTCGGCCTTCTGGAGCATCAGCGCTACGGTAAGATTGAACTGACTCGGGATGGTCGAGACAAGGCCCTGGAAACCTACAGACGTCATCAACATATGACCTTTCTCTTCTCCGAGGTTCTTGGAGTGGACGACAAGGTTGCCGGGGAAATGGCCTGTGCCGTAGAACACTCTCTCACCCCCGAATCGGAGCGTCGGCTTACGGCCTTTGTAGACTTTTTCTGCAAGGCCCGTTCACAGGAACAGCCCTGGGTGGAGGCGATGAACCGCTTTGTTCTGGAGCCGGAGCACCTCTCTATCCCTCTTTCCATGCTCCTGCCTCGGGAGAATGCTCGGATTCTCCGATTGACCGTTGGAGGTGAACAGCGTCAGATTCTCAGGGAGAAGGGCTTTATGCCAAACGTGGTTATACGCCGAGTGGACGATGGGCGAGATCGGGGTGTAGAGGTCGAGGTGAATGGCCAAAACCAAGTCCTGACGAGCCTGGAAGCACTCTCTGTATGGGTTGTCTCTCAGGAGAAGGAGTAG
- a CDS encoding peptidylprolyl isomerase codes for MKIRTRALPLALAATLLLTGSVLAADKKADEVLATVGKESVTQADLNRVVEGAQPNQRAYFSSPEGKRALVNDMANSLLFYLWGKDNKLQETEKFKETIAELEKRVITGMAMEKILSDVSVSEQDVQTFYDEHKAAFEVPETVKASHILIQVSKDAGKKDWEEAKKKLVVLRKDILAKKISFEDAAKANSSCPSKARGGDLGFFTKGQMVPEFDEVAFKTKVGEISAPVKTQFGYHLIKVTDHKDSSIKPLDDVKDDIRQQLLQQKQRETLTSYIKKLREMYKVTINLPEPASSDISADAGN; via the coding sequence ATGAAAATACGCACACGCGCCCTACCCCTTGCCTTAGCTGCAACCCTGCTTTTGACTGGATCAGTCCTAGCAGCTGATAAAAAAGCCGATGAGGTTCTGGCTACCGTGGGAAAAGAGTCTGTAACTCAGGCTGACCTCAACCGCGTGGTTGAAGGGGCCCAGCCTAATCAAAGAGCGTATTTCAGCTCCCCCGAGGGGAAACGGGCACTGGTGAACGACATGGCCAACTCGCTCTTGTTCTACCTCTGGGGGAAGGATAATAAGCTCCAGGAGACCGAAAAATTCAAAGAGACCATAGCCGAGCTAGAGAAACGGGTGATTACCGGCATGGCTATGGAGAAAATCCTGAGCGACGTGTCAGTTTCCGAGCAAGACGTACAAACCTTTTACGATGAACACAAGGCCGCCTTTGAGGTTCCTGAGACGGTCAAGGCCAGTCATATACTCATTCAGGTTTCTAAAGACGCTGGAAAGAAGGACTGGGAAGAGGCCAAGAAAAAACTTGTGGTACTTCGCAAGGACATCCTGGCAAAGAAGATCAGCTTCGAGGATGCTGCCAAGGCCAATTCATCTTGTCCATCTAAAGCCAGAGGCGGCGACCTGGGCTTTTTCACCAAGGGCCAGATGGTTCCTGAGTTCGACGAAGTGGCATTCAAGACCAAGGTAGGCGAGATCAGCGCTCCGGTGAAAACACAGTTCGGCTATCACCTGATCAAGGTGACAGACCATAAAGACAGCTCTATTAAGCCATTGGACGACGTGAAGGACGATATTCGACAGCAGCTCCTCCAGCAGAAGCAGCGGGAGACCCTCACTTCTTATATCAAGAAGCTTAGAGAGATGTATAAGGTAACGATCAATCTCCCCGAGCCGGCCTCTTCGGACATCTCGGCAGACGCAGGAAACTAA